In Frondihabitans sp. PAMC 28766, a genomic segment contains:
- the kdpA gene encoding potassium-transporting ATPase subunit KdpA — protein sequence MSDALAGILQILTLAVVLVLIHRPLGDFMAWIFTSKRDWKIERGFYRLIGVDASSEQTWRAYLRGVLIFSVVGLLFVYILQRLQAVLPYSLGFPAIPAGLSFNTAASFVTNTDWQSYSPDVTMGYAVQLGGLVVQNFVSVAVGIAVAIALIRGLARIKSGTLGNFWVDLTRGILRLLLPLAFITAIVLIIGGVIQNFNGFEHVTTITGGSAAIPGGPVASQESIKELGNNGGGFFNANSSHPFENPSGWTNLFEILLMLAIPFSLPRTFGKIVGDTRQGNAIVAVMTTIFAVSLAAMTWFELSGAGTATKLAGGAMEGKETRFGIWSSTLFASTSTLTSTGAVDSAHDSFTSLGGMMALINMMLGEIAPGGGGSGLYGLLVLAIITVFIAGLLVGRTPEYLGKKIGPREIKLASIYILITPTLALAGTALSFAIPAVRKNVETVSIWNPGLHGFTEVLYAFTSAANNNGSAFAGITANTPWMNTSLGVVMLLGRFLPIVFVLALAGSLAAQDKVPATSGTLPTHRPQFVGLLLGVSIIVTGLTYFPVLALGPLAEGLHR from the coding sequence ATGAGCGACGCTCTCGCGGGGATCCTCCAGATCCTCACCCTCGCCGTCGTGCTCGTGCTGATCCACCGGCCTCTCGGCGACTTCATGGCGTGGATCTTCACGTCGAAGCGCGACTGGAAGATCGAGCGCGGCTTCTATCGCCTGATCGGCGTCGACGCATCGAGCGAGCAGACCTGGCGCGCGTATCTCCGCGGCGTCCTGATCTTCTCGGTCGTGGGCCTGCTCTTCGTCTACATCCTCCAGCGCCTGCAGGCGGTGCTGCCCTACTCGCTCGGCTTCCCGGCCATCCCGGCCGGCCTGTCGTTCAACACGGCCGCGTCGTTCGTCACCAACACCGACTGGCAGTCCTACAGCCCGGACGTGACGATGGGCTACGCGGTGCAGCTCGGCGGTCTCGTCGTGCAGAACTTCGTCTCGGTGGCGGTGGGCATCGCGGTCGCCATCGCGCTGATCCGCGGTCTGGCACGCATCAAGAGCGGCACGCTCGGCAACTTCTGGGTCGACCTGACCCGTGGCATCCTGCGCCTTCTTCTTCCGCTCGCTTTCATCACGGCGATTGTGCTGATCATCGGCGGAGTGATCCAGAACTTCAACGGGTTCGAGCACGTCACCACCATCACCGGTGGCTCGGCGGCGATTCCGGGGGGCCCTGTGGCGTCTCAGGAGTCGATCAAGGAGCTCGGCAACAACGGCGGTGGCTTCTTCAACGCCAACTCGTCGCACCCGTTCGAGAACCCGTCCGGCTGGACGAACCTCTTCGAGATCCTGCTGATGCTCGCCATCCCGTTCTCGCTGCCGCGCACCTTCGGCAAGATCGTCGGCGACACCCGCCAGGGCAACGCCATCGTCGCGGTCATGACCACGATCTTCGCCGTCTCGCTCGCCGCGATGACCTGGTTCGAGCTCAGCGGCGCCGGCACGGCCACGAAGCTCGCCGGGGGGGCGATGGAAGGCAAGGAGACCCGCTTCGGCATCTGGTCATCGACCCTCTTTGCGAGCACATCCACCTTGACGTCGACCGGAGCCGTCGACTCGGCGCACGACTCGTTCACGTCGCTCGGCGGAATGATGGCCCTGATCAACATGATGCTCGGCGAGATCGCGCCAGGCGGCGGCGGATCAGGCCTCTACGGTCTGCTCGTGCTCGCGATCATCACCGTGTTCATCGCGGGTCTGCTCGTCGGCCGCACGCCGGAGTACCTGGGCAAGAAGATCGGGCCGCGCGAGATCAAGCTCGCATCGATCTACATCCTGATCACCCCGACCCTGGCTCTCGCCGGGACGGCGCTCAGCTTCGCGATCCCCGCCGTGCGCAAGAACGTCGAGACCGTGTCGATCTGGAACCCGGGCCTGCACGGCTTCACCGAGGTGCTCTACGCGTTCACCTCGGCCGCCAACAACAACGGGTCTGCGTTCGCCGGCATCACGGCGAACACCCCGTGGATGAACACGTCTCTCGGCGTCGTCATGCTGCTCGGCCGGTTCCTGCCGATCGTCTTCGTCCTGGCCCTCGCCGGCTCGCTGGCGGCGCAGGACAAGGTGCCCGCCACCTCCGGAACGCTTCCGACCCACCGCCCGCAGTTCGTGGGCCTCCTCCTCGGAGTCTCGATCATCGTGACCGGACTCACCTACTTCCCCGTGCTCGCACTGGGACCGCTCGCTGAAGGGCTGCACCGCTGA
- the kdpF gene encoding K(+)-transporting ATPase subunit F: MVFNIIAAVLAVAALVYLVYALVKPERF; the protein is encoded by the coding sequence ATGGTCTTCAACATCATCGCGGCCGTCCTGGCCGTGGCCGCTCTCGTGTATCTCGTCTACGCGCTGGTGAAACCGGAGCGCTTCTGA